A genomic segment from Anaerobacillus sp. CMMVII encodes:
- a CDS encoding CsbA family protein, which produces MLTILLALTLPFIMMLFFTRVSYSKIGALMVTLMIVIFAFDGLHQSWPVIITGAISIVVGYIVSLRIQRKNKGV; this is translated from the coding sequence ATGCTCACTATACTTTTAGCGCTTACTCTCCCATTTATCATGATGCTCTTTTTCACAAGAGTATCTTACAGCAAGATTGGGGCGCTTATGGTAACGTTAATGATTGTTATTTTTGCGTTTGATGGCTTACATCAGTCATGGCCAGTCATAATTACTGGTGCAATATCAATCGTGGTCGGCTACATAGTCTCACTACGCATTCAAAGGAAAAATAAAGGTGTTTAA
- a CDS encoding c-type cytochrome — MQKAKFFLISIIFIVFTTIIGGCNDNQDEAKEKATEEKAATQEKEETDDELALRLAGGRLGSDGLAFIGGGDSNKIWVADAKYHKLVSQIEVEGPKLERTQPYYPNLHDVHAMVFPKDFSVLYTVNWYEYDKPSEVIAYDPKTFKELWRSEAGLGGHHAALTPDDRYLYVANQYADTVSVIDTTTQEKIKDITTGMGNDYISPTMYWDGEVIDSPYLFVSVHEGGKVFAIDWKTHEVVKELTFGGMVHGVNLTPDGKQAWAAVMNENIVPVIDVETLEVVHKIETEQSPIHLSFSPDGKFVYFTTYGDQIFKYATDSYEQAWNVTGKTIPAHTGVSPDGKQLWTLNHGMDPSRYPYELGGSTLSGIQIWNTEDGSLINEIPAHGTPHELQFVPYSAVGVPKTEVDVGQATDEATAQAMESYGKSCLACHGADLTGASGPSLDTVGSRLTKEEIEHIIIHGKGSMPGGLASQEEATLIADWLSQMK; from the coding sequence TTGCAGAAAGCAAAGTTCTTCTTGATTTCAATTATATTTATCGTTTTTACAACTATTATTGGTGGCTGTAATGACAATCAAGATGAGGCGAAAGAAAAAGCAACTGAAGAAAAAGCAGCTACTCAAGAGAAGGAAGAAACAGATGATGAGTTAGCTCTACGGTTGGCAGGAGGAAGACTAGGTAGCGATGGACTGGCGTTTATAGGCGGAGGCGATAGTAACAAAATCTGGGTTGCAGATGCTAAATATCATAAATTGGTATCTCAGATCGAGGTTGAGGGACCAAAGCTAGAGCGCACCCAACCCTATTATCCAAATTTACATGATGTTCATGCAATGGTTTTCCCTAAAGATTTCAGTGTTTTATACACTGTCAACTGGTACGAATATGACAAGCCTTCAGAAGTTATTGCCTATGACCCAAAAACATTCAAGGAGCTATGGCGTTCAGAAGCTGGGTTAGGTGGACACCACGCTGCTTTAACTCCTGATGATAGGTATCTTTATGTCGCAAATCAATACGCTGATACTGTTTCAGTTATTGATACGACGACTCAAGAAAAGATCAAAGATATTACAACAGGAATGGGAAATGATTATATTTCACCAACGATGTATTGGGATGGAGAAGTTATTGACTCACCCTACCTATTTGTTTCTGTTCATGAAGGCGGAAAGGTTTTTGCAATTGATTGGAAAACTCATGAGGTTGTCAAAGAGCTTACTTTCGGTGGTATGGTTCACGGTGTAAACTTAACTCCTGATGGTAAGCAAGCGTGGGCAGCTGTTATGAATGAAAATATTGTGCCTGTCATTGACGTTGAAACACTGGAGGTTGTTCATAAGATTGAAACTGAACAGTCCCCAATTCACCTATCTTTTAGCCCTGACGGTAAATTTGTTTATTTTACGACATATGGCGATCAAATTTTTAAATATGCAACTGATAGCTATGAACAGGCCTGGAATGTGACTGGAAAAACGATTCCTGCTCATACCGGCGTAAGTCCAGACGGCAAACAATTATGGACCCTTAACCATGGGATGGACCCTAGTCGTTATCCATATGAGTTAGGTGGATCTACACTAAGTGGCATACAGATCTGGAATACCGAAGATGGAAGTCTAATTAATGAAATACCTGCTCATGGAACGCCTCACGAACTGCAATTTGTTCCTTATTCTGCTGTAGGTGTTCCCAAAACTGAAGTAGATGTTGGTCAAGCTACAGATGAGGCGACTGCTCAAGCTATGGAGTCTTATGGTAAATCATGCCTTGCTTGTCATGGCGCTGATCTAACAGGTGCATCTGGTCCTAGTCTCGATACAGTAGGCAGCAGACTAACAAAAGAGGAAATTGAGCATATCATCATCCATGGAAAAGGTTCCATGCCTGGCGGTTTAGCTTCTCAAGAAGAAGCTACATTGATCGCAGACTGGCTATCACAGATGAAATAA
- a CDS encoding S41 family peptidase — translation MYINRKVVAFFIIVALLVGAGGTYAAMTVFDVSAPKLVKTETQKQDPEAPAPEPALDDVLEKFAKAYQIINQSYVEEVEGQKLLEGAIQGMLETLNDPYSVYMDQRTAKQFMDSLDSHFQGIGAEVSMTNGKVTIVAPFRDSPAEKAGLRPNDQIIRIDGEGIEGLSLHEAVLKIRGEKGTVVNLTIERPGVSEPIELAVTRDDIPIETIRTSLIERNGQKIALIEITSFSEGTAQDFAEALEEYEKQGITGLIIDVRGNPGGYLRSVQEIGHLLVPEGEPIVQIEGRNGKRERYISTLKQEKDYPIITLINKGSASASEILAAALKEAGGHDVVGETTFGKGTVQQALQMGDGSEIKLTLYRWLTSSGNNINEVGVEPTIPVKQPDFFYVAPINVEETLKYDMMGEQIKNAQIMLKGLGLEPGRVDGYFGEQTKNAVTAFQRTNDLPATGEIDEKTAQTLQEKIIEAVRDKENDNQLNTAIELILQR, via the coding sequence ATGTACATTAATCGAAAAGTCGTAGCATTCTTTATTATCGTAGCATTATTAGTAGGTGCAGGTGGAACATATGCGGCTATGACAGTGTTCGACGTTAGTGCCCCAAAGCTAGTAAAAACAGAAACCCAAAAGCAAGACCCTGAGGCGCCAGCTCCTGAGCCAGCATTGGATGATGTCTTAGAGAAGTTTGCTAAGGCCTATCAAATTATTAACCAGAGTTACGTAGAAGAAGTTGAAGGACAAAAGCTTTTAGAAGGTGCTATTCAAGGAATGCTTGAAACGTTAAATGACCCATATTCCGTGTATATGGATCAAAGAACAGCGAAGCAATTTATGGACTCATTAGATTCTCATTTTCAAGGAATTGGTGCAGAAGTGAGTATGACAAACGGAAAAGTAACGATTGTGGCTCCATTCCGTGATTCTCCTGCTGAAAAGGCAGGGTTAAGGCCGAATGATCAAATTATCCGAATTGATGGTGAAGGTATCGAAGGTTTATCGTTACATGAAGCAGTTCTGAAAATTCGTGGTGAAAAAGGAACCGTGGTCAATCTAACTATTGAAAGACCTGGTGTATCTGAGCCAATCGAATTAGCCGTAACGAGAGACGATATTCCGATTGAAACGATCAGAACAAGTTTAATTGAACGAAATGGGCAAAAGATCGCCTTAATTGAAATAACATCATTCTCTGAAGGAACAGCACAAGATTTTGCTGAAGCTTTGGAGGAATATGAGAAGCAAGGAATTACTGGCTTAATTATTGATGTACGTGGTAACCCGGGCGGATATTTAAGAAGCGTCCAAGAAATCGGACACTTACTTGTCCCTGAAGGAGAGCCAATTGTCCAAATTGAAGGTCGAAATGGCAAACGTGAACGCTACATCTCTACTTTAAAGCAAGAAAAGGACTACCCAATTATCACATTGATTAACAAAGGTAGTGCTTCCGCCTCTGAAATTTTAGCTGCAGCTTTAAAGGAAGCCGGCGGACACGATGTGGTTGGTGAAACAACATTTGGGAAAGGTACGGTTCAACAAGCACTACAAATGGGTGATGGTAGTGAAATTAAGCTAACTTTATATCGCTGGTTAACATCTAGCGGTAACAACATCAATGAAGTTGGTGTTGAGCCTACAATTCCAGTAAAACAACCAGACTTTTTCTATGTGGCTCCAATCAATGTTGAAGAGACATTAAAATATGACATGATGGGCGAGCAAATAAAAAATGCTCAAATTATGTTAAAGGGACTTGGGCTTGAGCCAGGACGTGTAGATGGTTACTTTGGCGAACAAACAAAAAATGCAGTTACTGCATTCCAACGCACAAACGATCTTCCGGCTACTGGAGAGATTGATGAAAAAACCGCTCAAACACTTCAAGAGAAGATCATCGAAGCAGTTCGAGACAAAGAAAATGATAACCAGTTAAATACTGCGATAGAATTAATTTTACAACGGTAA
- a CDS encoding PDZ domain-containing protein, protein MDMSVVAMELLKGIGFFFLHPLFYILLLFSFYLGYKRVQRERNNFHTRVYDVVDDILVPLFPGLLAGFVLSILVIGIGIAIPIGVIALYALVYGAILITGQARWLSSAYSGGLTLLIALVLPEFETGLLVIDRWITEIHTAELSGLALLTSFLLIVEGLLILKNGSKKTSPTLLNSKRGKVVGAHEAGRVWILPIFFLLPAGPLFPTEYWPLLNLELSQIGLMAVPFAIGFQQVIRSTLPVHAIISNGKRVLLVATIVLALSILSLYLPIFIPFVALTAIIGRQIVATLLKMSEEKQANFYTQKETGLVILGVLPHSPAEKMNVKIGEIVTKVNGVRIRSAQQFYEALQLKSAFCKLEVIDENGELRFAQTALYDGEHHQVGLLFVGEESQFEDKVM, encoded by the coding sequence ATGGACATGTCAGTAGTTGCCATGGAACTATTAAAGGGAATAGGCTTCTTTTTTTTACATCCGCTGTTTTACATCCTTCTGCTATTTAGCTTTTATTTAGGCTACAAGCGCGTGCAGCGAGAACGTAATAACTTCCATACTCGTGTGTATGATGTTGTCGATGATATCTTGGTACCGCTGTTCCCGGGCTTATTAGCTGGTTTCGTACTCTCAATCTTAGTCATTGGAATCGGAATAGCTATTCCAATCGGGGTTATTGCTTTATACGCACTTGTCTATGGGGCAATTTTAATAACTGGACAAGCTCGCTGGCTCTCCTCTGCATATTCAGGTGGGTTAACACTTCTCATTGCTCTTGTTCTTCCAGAATTTGAAACAGGCCTCCTAGTGATCGATCGTTGGATAACGGAAATACATACTGCCGAGTTAAGTGGACTAGCTTTATTAACTAGCTTCCTCTTAATCGTTGAAGGATTATTAATTTTAAAAAATGGTTCCAAGAAAACATCACCTACATTACTAAATAGTAAACGTGGGAAAGTAGTTGGTGCCCATGAGGCCGGGAGAGTTTGGATTTTACCGATCTTCTTCTTACTTCCTGCGGGACCGTTATTTCCGACAGAATATTGGCCATTATTAAACCTTGAGCTTTCGCAAATAGGATTAATGGCCGTACCTTTTGCCATTGGCTTTCAGCAAGTGATTCGCAGTACACTTCCTGTTCATGCTATTATAAGCAATGGGAAACGAGTGCTACTTGTTGCAACCATAGTCTTAGCTTTGAGTATACTTAGCTTATATCTACCGATTTTCATTCCATTTGTTGCGCTTACTGCCATTATTGGAAGGCAAATAGTAGCAACGCTTCTAAAGATGTCCGAAGAAAAACAAGCAAATTTTTATACTCAAAAAGAAACTGGCCTTGTCATTCTGGGTGTGCTCCCGCATTCTCCTGCAGAAAAAATGAATGTAAAAATCGGCGAGATTGTTACGAAGGTAAATGGCGTACGTATTCGATCAGCTCAACAATTTTATGAGGCTCTGCAACTTAAATCCGCCTTCTGTAAGCTTGAGGTCATTGATGAAAACGGGGAATTACGTTTTGCGCAAACTGCCTTATACGATGGTGAACATCACCAAGTTGGCTTACTTTTTGTTGGCGAGGAGTCTCAGTTTGAAGATAAGGTCATGTAA
- a CDS encoding murein hydrolase activator EnvC: protein MKRRLFLVLLVFTLAFTSSLTMLGSEEVEANTSLQNKIKSIQEERSDNQSELEKKEQELKALELEKKKLQDEIRVVDNQTTATNQKIREKDQEIESTKERIEELLAEIQLLEERIAERDELLKNRVRSMYKNGGSVNYLEVILGARSFGDLVNRISALSTIAQQDRNILEIHHTEKMMVEEAKLEMEQALEALETQLAELETLKEELEKQRKEKDRLMGKMEQQEKEMHAELGELEEADEILKAQERAMKVELEAWKQRQKELEEERKRQEAERQRQEAERKRQEEVSRSNGGGSQQTTTPPPANTTPVVTGEGQFMRPTTGTITSPYGFRWGKMHHGIDIGKNGRTGDVHVVAVEAGTVIRSYYSPSYGNTVMISHNVNGQVITTLYAHLENRFVSDGQRVSKGQLLGYMGNTGQSFGAHLHFEVHEGPWNGAKSNSVDPLRYIPR from the coding sequence ATGAAACGTAGACTATTTCTCGTCCTTTTAGTCTTCACACTAGCGTTTACAAGTTCATTGACAATGCTAGGGTCTGAAGAAGTAGAAGCGAATACTTCACTTCAAAATAAGATTAAATCGATTCAAGAAGAGCGATCAGATAATCAAAGTGAGTTAGAAAAAAAGGAACAGGAACTTAAAGCGCTAGAACTAGAAAAGAAGAAGCTTCAGGATGAAATTCGCGTTGTCGACAATCAAACGACAGCGACAAACCAAAAAATTCGTGAAAAAGATCAAGAAATTGAAAGTACAAAAGAAAGAATTGAAGAATTATTAGCAGAAATCCAATTGTTAGAAGAGCGAATTGCAGAGCGAGATGAATTATTGAAAAATCGCGTTCGTTCGATGTATAAAAATGGAGGCTCTGTCAACTACTTAGAGGTTATTCTTGGTGCGCGCAGTTTTGGAGATCTTGTTAATCGTATCTCTGCACTTAGCACGATCGCACAACAAGACCGGAATATTTTAGAAATCCATCACACTGAAAAAATGATGGTTGAAGAAGCAAAACTTGAGATGGAACAAGCGTTAGAGGCGCTAGAAACTCAGTTAGCTGAACTAGAGACGCTAAAAGAGGAATTAGAAAAGCAACGTAAAGAGAAAGATCGCCTGATGGGGAAAATGGAACAGCAAGAAAAAGAAATGCATGCCGAACTAGGTGAACTAGAAGAAGCTGATGAAATTCTTAAAGCCCAAGAAAGAGCGATGAAAGTAGAGCTTGAGGCATGGAAGCAACGTCAAAAAGAGCTAGAAGAAGAACGAAAACGTCAGGAAGCTGAACGTCAGCGACAGGAAGCTGAACGAAAGCGTCAAGAAGAAGTATCAAGAAGTAATGGCGGTGGCAGTCAGCAAACTACGACACCACCTCCAGCTAACACCACTCCAGTTGTCACAGGAGAAGGGCAATTTATGCGACCAACGACAGGAACAATTACATCTCCATACGGTTTCCGATGGGGGAAAATGCACCATGGAATTGATATTGGAAAAAATGGACGGACAGGAGATGTCCATGTAGTCGCAGTTGAGGCTGGAACGGTTATTCGTTCATATTATTCACCAAGTTACGGGAATACTGTTATGATCTCGCATAACGTAAACGGTCAAGTAATAACGACACTATACGCTCACTTGGAAAATCGTTTTGTCTCGGATGGTCAGCGTGTAAGCAAAGGCCAACTACTAGGTTATATGGGTAATACAGGACAATCGTTTGGAGCGCATTTACACTTCGAAGTCCATGAAGGTCCATGGAATGGTGCAAAGTCTAACTCTGTAGATCCACTTCGTTATATTCCAAGATAG
- a CDS encoding FMN-dependent NADH-azoreductase → MANVLFIKANSRPIEQAVSVQLYQAFLDQYKESNPEDTITELDLFEENLPYYDNEKITGMFKLSKGMDLTEAEKAATDLVISYLDQFLAADKIVFAFPLWNFTVPAVLHTYLDYLAQAGKTFRYTAEGPVGLLTDKKVVLLNARGGVYSEGPAQSVEMAVNFVTAMLSFWGVQDITKVIIEGHNQYPDQAEGIISKGLANAVDVAKTF, encoded by the coding sequence ATGGCAAACGTATTATTTATTAAGGCAAACTCTAGACCAATTGAGCAGGCGGTTAGCGTACAGTTATATCAAGCATTTCTTGATCAATATAAAGAGTCAAACCCTGAAGACACAATTACTGAGCTTGACCTATTTGAGGAAAACTTGCCTTACTACGACAATGAGAAAATTACGGGTATGTTTAAGCTTTCAAAAGGAATGGACTTAACTGAGGCAGAAAAGGCAGCCACAGACCTAGTTATTTCATATTTAGATCAATTTTTAGCTGCTGATAAAATTGTCTTTGCATTCCCACTTTGGAATTTTACTGTACCTGCAGTGCTTCATACCTATTTAGACTATCTAGCTCAAGCAGGCAAAACATTCCGCTACACTGCTGAAGGTCCTGTAGGATTACTTACAGACAAAAAGGTTGTTCTCTTAAATGCAAGAGGAGGGGTGTACTCTGAAGGACCTGCACAATCAGTCGAAATGGCAGTCAATTTTGTAACTGCAATGCTTAGCTTCTGGGGCGTACAAGATATTACAAAGGTTATTATTGAAGGTCATAACCAATATCCAGATCAAGCTGAAGGCATTATTTCAAAAGGTCTAGCTAACGCGGTAGATGTTGCAAAAACATTTTAA
- the ftsX gene encoding permease-like cell division protein FtsX — MNVRTLIRHGKEALKNLGRNGWMTFASISAVAIMLLIVGVFLLLILNLNHFATSVEEDVEVRVFIDLTATEEQKDELLKKIERITNVDTVTYLPKDEGLEQFIESLGEQGAIFETLRSENPLNDVFVVRASLPQQTEEVASKIAPLPYVEDVGYGKDVVEQLFAFTGVARQIGLFLVIGLMFTTMFLIANTIKLTIIARKREIKIMKLVGATNGFIRWPFFIEGLLLGMIGSLIPVAILAFAYQKVFDSFSQQLEVMFIGLLSPDPLVLHVSLILVGIGAFIGIWGSMTSVRKFLKV; from the coding sequence ATGAACGTTAGAACTCTCATTCGCCACGGTAAAGAAGCACTGAAAAACTTAGGTCGTAACGGTTGGATGACCTTCGCGTCAATTAGTGCAGTTGCGATCATGCTACTTATTGTAGGTGTGTTTCTTTTATTAATTTTAAATTTAAACCACTTTGCTACGTCAGTAGAAGAGGATGTAGAAGTAAGGGTATTTATTGACTTAACTGCAACCGAAGAGCAAAAAGATGAACTTCTTAAGAAAATTGAACGAATTACGAACGTCGATACAGTGACCTACTTACCGAAAGATGAGGGGTTAGAACAGTTCATTGAAAGTTTAGGTGAACAAGGGGCCATTTTCGAAACCTTACGATCGGAAAACCCTCTAAATGATGTGTTTGTTGTCAGAGCCTCGTTGCCACAGCAAACCGAAGAAGTCGCTTCAAAAATTGCACCCCTACCTTATGTAGAGGATGTTGGTTACGGCAAGGATGTTGTTGAGCAATTGTTCGCTTTTACAGGGGTCGCCAGGCAAATTGGTCTTTTCCTTGTCATCGGCTTAATGTTTACAACTATGTTTTTAATTGCAAACACAATTAAATTGACGATCATTGCTAGAAAAAGAGAAATTAAAATTATGAAGCTTGTTGGAGCAACAAACGGCTTCATTCGATGGCCATTTTTCATCGAAGGACTCCTTTTAGGTATGATTGGTTCGTTGATTCCCGTTGCTATATTAGCGTTTGCCTATCAAAAAGTTTTTGATAGTTTTAGCCAACAACTAGAAGTAATGTTTATTGGATTACTTTCTCCAGACCCGCTTGTCCTCCATGTAAGCTTAATCCTTGTTGGTATTGGAGCTTTCATCGGTATTTGGGGAAGTATGACGTCAGTTAGAAAGTTCTTAAAAGTTTAA
- a CDS encoding DHA2 family efflux MFS transporter permease subunit: MDQSITPNRPNYGILAVLMVGAFIAFLNNTLLNIALPSIMADLQVGTATVQWLTTGFMLVNGIIIPITAYLIQKYSVRRLFITAMGLFTIGTIVAGTSYVFPLLLTGRMLQASGTAIMMPLLMNVMLISFPIEKRGTAMGVLGLILMAAPAIGPTTSGWIVEHYHWRMLFHFVTPIAITILLLGIFLLKDKKGKVDLRFDIFSLVLSSIGFGGILYGFSSAGNMGWNNPIVYLAVSIGIVSLIFFIMRQSKLERPMLNFGIYKYPMFALSSAISMVLNMAMFSGMLLLPIYVQTIRGISPFDAGLMMLPGALAMAFMSPITGRLFDKFGGRALAIIGLSITTVTTYLFSTISLETTYNYLMMLNAVRMLGISMVMMPVSTNGLNQLPTRFYPHGTAMNNTLNQVSGAIGTALLVTIMSTRTTSVAKTMTADLVEVSEAALAEIQMLAMLNGINFSFFISTFIAALALLLALFIKRAKQAEDPLEIEKKATVERG, encoded by the coding sequence ATGGATCAATCAATCACGCCTAATCGTCCTAATTATGGCATTCTTGCTGTTCTCATGGTTGGGGCTTTTATAGCTTTTTTGAATAACACGTTATTAAATATTGCTTTGCCTTCGATTATGGCAGATTTACAGGTAGGAACAGCGACGGTACAATGGCTGACTACAGGTTTTATGTTAGTAAACGGAATTATCATCCCAATAACCGCCTATCTCATTCAAAAGTATTCGGTTCGACGACTATTCATCACAGCAATGGGGCTGTTTACGATTGGTACGATTGTTGCCGGAACCTCTTATGTATTTCCACTATTATTAACAGGGAGAATGCTTCAAGCTTCTGGAACGGCCATCATGATGCCACTGTTAATGAACGTCATGTTAATCAGCTTTCCAATTGAAAAAAGAGGAACAGCTATGGGAGTATTAGGGTTAATTTTAATGGCTGCACCAGCAATCGGTCCTACAACCTCTGGCTGGATCGTCGAACATTATCACTGGAGGATGCTGTTTCATTTTGTAACACCAATTGCAATCACCATTCTTTTGCTAGGAATTTTCTTACTAAAGGACAAAAAGGGCAAAGTCGACCTTCGCTTTGATATATTTTCTCTTGTTTTATCAAGTATCGGTTTTGGTGGGATCCTCTATGGATTCAGTTCTGCTGGTAATATGGGGTGGAACAACCCTATCGTTTATCTAGCAGTTAGTATCGGTATCGTCTCATTAATTTTCTTTATCATGCGTCAATCAAAACTAGAGAGGCCTATGTTGAACTTTGGTATTTATAAATATCCAATGTTTGCTTTATCATCCGCTATTAGTATGGTGCTGAACATGGCTATGTTTTCAGGAATGCTGCTTTTACCAATCTATGTTCAAACGATCCGGGGCATCTCCCCGTTTGATGCTGGATTGATGATGTTACCCGGAGCTCTTGCGATGGCTTTTATGTCACCAATCACAGGGCGGTTATTCGATAAGTTTGGCGGGCGAGCACTCGCGATTATTGGGCTATCGATCACAACGGTGACGACCTATCTTTTCAGTACAATTTCACTTGAGACGACCTACAATTATTTAATGATGTTAAATGCTGTTCGAATGTTAGGTATATCGATGGTGATGATGCCAGTGTCAACAAATGGATTAAATCAGTTACCGACACGTTTTTATCCGCATGGTACTGCTATGAACAATACCTTAAATCAAGTTTCCGGTGCCATCGGAACAGCGCTATTGGTAACCATTATGTCGACTCGAACTACATCAGTTGCCAAGACGATGACAGCAGATTTAGTTGAAGTATCTGAGGCAGCACTAGCAGAGATCCAAATGCTAGCGATGCTAAATGGAATTAATTTTTCATTCTTTATTTCTACGTTTATTGCAGCTCTCGCACTACTCCTTGCATTATTTATCAAGCGTGCAAAACAAGCGGAAGATCCACTAGAAATAGAGAAAAAAGCAACAGTGGAACGAGGTTGA
- a CDS encoding TetR/AcrR family transcriptional regulator, translating into MNDRKQHVIKMAHQLFIDRGFQATSIQDILDYSGISKGTFYNYFSSKNELLMALVKAIYLKMEKERDELLIGQDLSNIDMFIKQIEFQLNTNKKNKLFTLFEEVLISNDVELKQFIKEGQLRMLHWTYQRFLEIFGADKKPYLLDCAIMFLGIIHHNMKYYAMDHETNVGVHQVVRFSVNRIENIAKDLVKSGEQLNPPELLDKWLPNQTKVNFHEKLTHTLATMKKSVSDIDKLKAAELLDFIQEELLHAKNPRKYLIESTLSALKNSIYEKNQIEELEQLVSTYFTKA; encoded by the coding sequence ATGAATGATCGAAAACAACATGTTATCAAAATGGCTCACCAATTATTTATTGATAGAGGATTCCAAGCAACGTCTATCCAAGATATATTGGATTACAGTGGAATTTCCAAAGGTACATTTTATAATTATTTTTCATCTAAAAACGAACTATTAATGGCTCTAGTTAAAGCTATCTATTTGAAAATGGAAAAAGAACGAGATGAACTCCTCATCGGTCAGGATTTATCTAATATTGATATGTTCATAAAACAAATCGAATTTCAATTAAATACAAATAAAAAAAATAAACTCTTTACCCTTTTTGAAGAAGTGCTCATTTCCAACGATGTTGAGCTTAAGCAGTTCATTAAAGAAGGGCAACTACGAATGCTTCATTGGACATACCAACGCTTTCTAGAAATTTTCGGAGCTGATAAAAAACCGTATTTATTAGATTGTGCCATCATGTTCTTGGGAATTATCCATCACAACATGAAGTACTATGCAATGGATCATGAGACAAATGTAGGTGTGCATCAAGTCGTCCGTTTTAGTGTAAATCGAATTGAGAACATAGCAAAGGATCTGGTTAAATCAGGTGAGCAACTAAACCCACCCGAACTTTTAGATAAATGGCTGCCTAATCAAACGAAAGTCAACTTTCACGAAAAGCTGACCCATACTTTAGCAACTATGAAAAAAAGTGTTTCTGATATTGACAAGTTAAAAGCAGCCGAGCTGCTAGACTTTATTCAAGAAGAACTATTACACGCCAAAAACCCGCGCAAGTATTTAATTGAGAGTACACTTTCAGCTTTGAAAAATTCTATATATGAAAAAAATCAAATAGAGGAGCTCGAGCAGCTCGTTTCAACATATTTTACGAAAGCCTAA